In Halorussus halophilus, the DNA window CGTCACGCCGTCGCTCGGTGCGGGGTCGTTCGGTTCGAACGTTCGTTCGACGGAGACAGAAGCGTCCGGCAGTCGTGCGAGTGCGCCGACGACCACGTAGGCCAGCGGGAGCAGTGCCGCCACCAGTAGCCGCGGCTCGGCGTAGAGCAGGCCGAGCGCGACGAGTAACAGCGCCGCCGCGAACGCGCCGTTCCAGCGGCCGACGTGAGTCACGCGCGGTCACCCCGAGCAGTTTTTTGGACGGCGGACACTGTCCGCTCGACGCGCCGTCGCCGCTCGGTTTCGGGGTCGAGCCACCCCCTCAATCGGGTCCACAGCGAGTAGTCGGGACCGTCGTCTCCGGCCACGAACGCCGCCGCGAGTTCGTCGTCGGTCCACTCGCCGGTTTCGACTGCCCGGCGCGCAGTCTCCTTCGAGCAGTTCTGCGAGCGGGTGAGTGCCCGCGTCGCGGTGTCGGCTAGTCGCTGCTGGACCGGTTGTAGTGCCCGCGAATCGCCTGCGAGCGCGGCTTCGACCTGCCTGTCGAACCCGTCGCCGGGCGTCTCGTGGTCGGTGACGCCGACCGCTTCCGGCGGTTCGTCGGCCGCGGCCTCGTAGCGAGCGGTCGCCGGGTCCTCGTCGTCCGGCGAACTGCCGCGCCGCCACGCGGTCCAGACTGCGTAGCCGCCGGTGAGGGCACCGAGCAAGAGGAGCAGTCGCGTCGGGTCTTCACCGGCGAGCATAGCTCCGAGCGGGTCGAGTAGCGTTCCCGCGCCTGGAACGACCGACGACACGATTGCGAGCAGTGTCAGGACGACGCCAGCGGTCCCGAACACCGCGACTTTAGTCTGCATCAGTCCGCACCTCCGTCGTTCGCGGGCGTCTGGGAACTCACGGACTCCTCGTCCGGCCGAGCGGACGACTCGATGGCCGTAATCGCCGACTCGACGAACTGGAGTCGTTCGTCCGGGTCTCGCGCGCCGTACTCAACGTCGCGGAACACGTCCCGAAGCGTGCCCACCGCATCCGCCGGAAGGTCGTCTCGCTCGACGGCGTGGGTGGCGAGTTCGCCGGGCGTCATCCTCGCGGGGTTCCGAACCGACGTAGCGGCGAGGAAGCGCCCCCACGCGGCCCGAATCGTCCGGTAGGACTCGGGCGGTTCGTCCGAATCGGCCGCGTCAGTCGCGGCCGCCCCCGACCGGCCCGAAATCGTTGCATCGGCCGCCGCAGTCGCTCGTTCTCGGAGGAACGCGAACCGCGACTCGGCCCACGCTCGCAGGCGAACGAGGAGTTCGCCGACGGTCACGTCGCCGTTCCAGAGGTCACGGAGTGCTTCGAAGACAGTCCGGGCACCGGCCCGTGCGCGTTCGAGCGCGCGCTCGGCCACGGCGACCGCACCGAACAGGAACCCGACTGCGAGACCGGGGAGCGCGCGAGCGACGCCGAGCAAGCGGTTGCCCACGGAGCGAGGCGTCACCCCGCGGCGGGCCGCTAGTCCGAGGAGCGCGCCGAGAAGTGCAAGTACTGCGACGAGGACGCCGAAGAAGTTGAGCAGGAGTCCGGAGACGGTCGTCTGTCGCGTCTGGCCGTCTGCGGCCACCGAGATGGTCGCCGCGTTACGGAACGGTAAGTCGGCCGAGAGCGTTCCGTTCACGTCCGTCGTGCCGACCCGCTCACCACCAATTTGGACTGGGACGCCGCTGGCGCTCTGGCCGCCGTAGGTGGCGTTGACCGCCACCTTCGTCCACGGAAGCGCGAGCGGAAGGCTCGGTTTCGCGGTGACGTTCAGCGCGGGCAGTTCGAGCGTCTTCTCGCCAGCGACCGACTCACGCGTGACGTTCAGCGTCACGTTGCCGGGCGTTTCTGGGAGCGTCACTCGGGCGCGGCCACGCTTGTCGGTTCGGCCCACGACTTCGCCGTCGAGTCGGACCGCGGCGTTCCGCACTGGAACGCCGCGAACCGTCGCCGTGACGACGACGGTGGAGTTGGTCACGACGTCGCCCGAGACTGCGACCGAGGCGTTCGTGTCGAGCGAGTAGGAGCGCGTGCCGTTGCTAGAGTCGTTTTGGCTCTGCACGAAGACGCTCCGAGGAGGCGGTGCCGAGGCGACCGCGTCGGCGGAGAGTCGCGGGAGACCGCCAATGGGGGCAGTTCGGGTCGCTACTGGAATCGAACGCGAGGCAGTCTCGGTCGTTCCCGCGACGGAAATCGTGAGGTTCTGAGCGTACGGCACCGTCGCGGTCACGCGGCCGTTCGAGTTCGTCTCGCCGACGGGGTCGCCGTTGAACCGCACGACTTTGTTCGGCACCGGACTCCCGCCGAAGGTGACCGTGACTTCGACCTGTGCGCCGGGGACCGGCGTCCGATTCAGCGACAC includes these proteins:
- a CDS encoding DUF7269 family protein; the encoded protein is MQTKVAVFGTAGVVLTLLAIVSSVVPGAGTLLDPLGAMLAGEDPTRLLLLLGALTGGYAVWTAWRRGSSPDDEDPATARYEAAADEPPEAVGVTDHETPGDGFDRQVEAALAGDSRALQPVQQRLADTATRALTRSQNCSKETARRAVETGEWTDDELAAAFVAGDDGPDYSLWTRLRGWLDPETERRRRVERTVSAVQKTARGDRA
- a CDS encoding transglutaminaseTgpA domain-containing protein gives rise to the protein MPDKPSSLVPSGEQSRDRLRALLAVCCVVAVLLAATVIPAVSTGGLGNSPLGSLVPQPAVDPFAQPGASGPGGGGAGGQLGALNPGSQTGVGGSLASEDGTSAFQSQNAETHFVVQSSVSSYWRTGSYDQYTGGGWKQTGEREQYDGPIEGGGIQGKEVRYQVKLNRSATTLPTVWRPNSVSRTESLFVTDGRAFSTDQPVSPGTTYTGVSHLPARDPNVLRTAGRDYPDRLQRRYTGLPDDTNRRVGQFTANLTKNADTPYAKAKKIESWLEANKNYSLNVSQPPDSDVASQFIFEMEEGYCEYYATSMTVMLRSQGIPARYVVGYSTGQQVGDNTYRVRGMNAHAWVEVYFPDVGWVRFDPTPGQERLESERQAYERQRDSGTYSPTESGSPGETFSANGSEPSDPSESGTTQSDPADTPGETTTGGPTTSAPTTGEDSTQETERPTTTPPDSSPPTTTTPSDSDSPPTQGSPQYDVSLNRTPVPGAQVEVTVTFGGSPVPNKVVRFNGDPVGETNSNGRVTATVPYAQNLTISVAGTTETASRSIPVATRTAPIGGLPRLSADAVASAPPPRSVFVQSQNDSSNGTRSYSLDTNASVAVSGDVVTNSTVVVTATVRGVPVRNAAVRLDGEVVGRTDKRGRARVTLPETPGNVTLNVTRESVAGEKTLELPALNVTAKPSLPLALPWTKVAVNATYGGQSASGVPVQIGGERVGTTDVNGTLSADLPFRNAATISVAADGQTRQTTVSGLLLNFFGVLVAVLALLGALLGLAARRGVTPRSVGNRLLGVARALPGLAVGFLFGAVAVAERALERARAGARTVFEALRDLWNGDVTVGELLVRLRAWAESRFAFLRERATAAADATISGRSGAAATDAADSDEPPESYRTIRAAWGRFLAATSVRNPARMTPGELATHAVERDDLPADAVGTLRDVFRDVEYGARDPDERLQFVESAITAIESSARPDEESVSSQTPANDGGAD